A part of Oncorhynchus kisutch isolate 150728-3 linkage group LG2, Okis_V2, whole genome shotgun sequence genomic DNA contains:
- the tsc22d1 gene encoding TSC22 domain family protein 1 isoform X3 encodes MHHPHSAGDSGSVRKMAHPANFPRRGNVSNINTGAGSVPTLSTPTSSAVSKCHVPTEDYQSPLLMQSQPPVGSSSPGPQHPPHSLNLHSQPQPQALSSGSQMMMKKKSGFQITSVTPAQISVSTNNSIAEDTESYDDLDESHTEDLSSSEILDVSLSRANDMAGGARSSSEETLNNFHEADTPGAISPNQPPHSLPQCPQHGGMVNGNVHHYHHQRQHNHPQQALAQPPSSDPHFTPTSGGAGGALKMPSTMEVPLENVSVGSASVATQPVAAVSLPGMHSSAAVATVSIANPLTSNVCNVNMYSSSNVSVMGGVSTSASSSGGGFPPSVMSCGGRVGGLMGSNFGNPNVNLIQHQSCGTVNSSITMISAAASGSVVLGPSSGTQGGGAAIPQPGMSSSGMALASVPSSQPPPTPAPATTSSRFRVVKLDSSSEPFKKGRWTCAEYYDKETPASAPAPLSSEATAPSGRVVDSMRACGPECVKVGSERENTSGSSVSSTVSTLSHYTESVGSGDAGGPPLIQPHPHYQDYSNPPPSFQTSRPGFPMVVSQSHLLPTVAPSVPASVHQPAPINMVGLQTTIGHQTTPMPQQPLTYAQAASIPAPGSAQSLVGVLQKQMGYALTQQPSATLQVAPVHRLSQGGGIPPDYPQPKAGLPQPAVPQALPGSGQMGVSQQQVVGSMPQLQPQGLVQQQPQQTSIQASVAGGGLMPQMGPGGVTGFGQQPQGHSLPLDHQHQQQQQSFPSKAQGLATQLSNTALPNQGCLVSNVLPPNPQSDSQPQNGSGLAQSYPQAHPPGVSMPQDFSSAQAHTQAVDSQASALYASLPSFTTTQLEDAQRLLFQDQSALLAQTMAKLAGEGGTAAGTGLGTESNAAAATAVSALTSSAGLFKAVDGDDDGTW; translated from the coding sequence ATGCACCATCCTCATTCTgcaggagactctggcagcgtcAGAAAGATGGCGCACCCGGCGAATTTTCCTAGAAGGGGTAATGTTAGCAACATTAACACCGGCGCCGGGAGTGTTCCCACGTTGTCAACACCGACTAGTTCAGCTGTTAGCAAATGCCACGTTCCCACTGAAGACTACCAATCCCCCCTATTGATGCAGTCTCAACCTCCTGTTGGATCATCCTCACCTGGGCCTCAGCACCCTCCCCACAGCCTTAACCTGCACTCCCAGCCACAGCCCCAGGCTCTCTCCTCTGGGTCTCagatgatgatgaagaagaagagTGGCTTCCAGATCACCAGCGTGACTCCAGCACAGATCTCTGTGAGCACCAACAACAGCATAgcggaggacacagagagctatGATGATCTGGATGAGTCTCATACAGAGGATCTGTCCTCTTCAGAGATCCTGGATGTCTCCCTCTCCAGGGCCAATGACATGGCTGGGGGCGCAAGGAGCTCCTCAGAGGAGACGCTGAATAACTTTCATGAGGCGGACACCCCCGGGGCTATCTCCCCCAACCAGCCCCCCCACTCCTTGCCCCAGTGTCCCCAGCACGGAGGGATGGTGAACGGAAATGtgcaccactaccatcaccagaGGCAACATAATCACCCTCAGCAGGCCCTGGCTCAGCCTCCTTCCTCTGACCCCCACTTTACTCCCACCTCTGGAGGGGCTGGGGGTGCCCTAAAGATGCCTTCTACCATGGAGGTACCTCTGGAGAATGTTTCAGTGGGTTCTGCCAGTGTTGCTACTCAGCCTGTTgcagctgtctctctccctggaaTGCACAGCTCTGCTGCAGTAGCTACTGTTAGCATAGCTAATCCCCTGACCAGCAATGTTTGTAATGTGAATATGTACAGCTCTTCCAATGTATCTGTGATGGGAGGTGTTAGCACCAGCGCTAGCAGCAGTGGTGGTGGCTTCCCCCCTAGTGTGATGAGTTGCGGTGGGAGGGTTGGAGGTTTGATGGGGAGTAACTTTGGCAACCCCAATGTCAATCTGATCCAACACCAAAGCTGTGGAACTGTGAACTCGAGCATCACTATGATTTCTGCTGCTGCCAGTGGCTCTGTGGTGTTGGGGCCCTCCAGTGGAACACAGGGTGGAGGAGCTGCCATACCTCAGCCAGGGATGAGCTCCTCGGGCATGGCTCtagcctcagtcccctcctcccaGCCCCCCCCAACCCCAGCTCCTGCCACCACTAGCTCCCGTTTCAGAGTGGTCAAGCTTGACTCCAGCTCAGAGCCATTTAAAAAGGGCAGATGGACATGTGCTGAGTACTATGACAAGGAGACCCCAGCTTCGGCCCCTGCCCCCTTGTCCTCTGAGGCTactgcccctagtggccgggttGTGGACAGCATGCGGGCGTGTGGGCCTGAGTGTGTGAAAGTGGGGTCGGAGAGGGAGAACACCAGTGGGAGTTCAGTGAGCAGCACGGTCAGCACACTGAGTCACTACACAGAGAGTGTGGGAAGTGGAGATGCTGGAGGCCCCCCATTAATCCAGCCCCACCCTCACTACCAGGACTACTCCAACCCCCCTCCGTCCTTCCAGACCTCCCGCCCAGGTTTCCCCATGGTGGTGTCCCAGTCTCACCTGCTGCCCACCGTGGCTCCCTCAGTCCCTGCCAGCGTTCACCAGCCTGCCCCCATCAACATGGTGGGCCTCCAGACCACCATAGGCCACCAAACCACTCCTATGCCCCAGCAGCCGCTCACCTACGCCCAGGCAGCCTCCATCCCGGCTCCTGGCTCAGCTCAGAGCCTAGTGGGGGTGCTCCAGAAGCAGATGGGCTATGCTCTTACACAGCAGCCTTCTGCGACTCTCCAGGTAGCCCCGGTGCACAGGCTGAGCCAGGGAGGGGGCATTCCTCCAGACTACCCCCAGCCCAAGGCAGGCTTACCCCAACCTGCTGTCCCACAGGCCCTGCCTGGATCCGGGCAGATGGGAGTCTCGCAGCAGCAGGTGGTTGGCTCCAtgccccagctccaaccccagggTCTCGTCCAACAGCAGCCCCAGCAGACCTCAATCCAGGCCTCTGTTGCAGGAGGGGGGTTAATGCCTCAGATGGGCCCAGGAGGAGTGACTGGGTTTGGGCAGCAGCCACAAGGACACTCTCTCCCCCTGGACCACCAACATCAGCAACAACAGCAGTCATTCCCAAGCAAAGCCCAAGGACTTGCCACCCAGCTGTCTAACACTGCCCTCCCTAACCAGGGCTGTCTAGTCTCCAATGTGCTTCCTCCTAACCCACAGAGTGACTCCCAGCCCCAAAATGGCAGTGGCCTGGCCCAGTCTTACCCCCAGGCGCATCCACCCGGGGTCAGCATGCCCCAGGACTTCAGCAGTGCCCAGGCCCACACCCAGGCTGTGGATTCCCAAGCCAGTGCCCTGTACGCCAGCCTGCCCTCCTTCACCACCACCCAGCTGGAGGATGCCCAGCGCCTGCTCTTCCAGGACCAGTCTGCCCTACTGGCCCAGACCATGGCCAAGCTGGCTGGGGAGGGTGGCACTGCGGCAGGCACAGGCCTGGGGACTGAAAGTAACGCAGCCGCCGCCACGGCCGTCAGTGCCTTAACCTCCTCTGCCGGACTCTTCAAAGCCGTGGATGGAGACGATGATGG